In one Rutidosis leptorrhynchoides isolate AG116_Rl617_1_P2 chromosome 8, CSIRO_AGI_Rlap_v1, whole genome shotgun sequence genomic region, the following are encoded:
- the LOC139863838 gene encoding uncharacterized protein: protein MGGAFWKASEVNPRYVGPFEITDRIGPVAYCLKLPQELNTVHDTFHVSNLKKCLAEGDKVIPLEEIRIDDQLHFVEEPVEIMDHEVKKLKQSKIPIVRVPWNARHGPEFTWEREDQMNQKYPHLFPNDASTSTTT, encoded by the coding sequence ATGGGTGGTGCATTTTGGAAAGCGAGTGAAGTAAACCCTCGATATGTTGGTCCGTTTGAAATTACCGATAgaattggaccggtggcttattgtTTAAAATTGCCGCAAGAGCTTAATACTGTTCATGACACTTTTCATGTGTCTAATCTAAAGAAATGTTTGGCTGAGGGTGACAAAGTGATTCCTTTGGAAGAGATTCGAATCGACGATCAActtcactttgtggaggaacctgttgaaattatggaccacgAGGTCAAGAAACTTAAACAAAGTAAGATTCCTATTGTACGTGTTCCTTGGAATGCTAGacacggtcccgagttcacttgggagcgtgaagatcagatgaatcagAAATATCCGCATTTATTTCCAAATGATGCGTCAACATCTACAACTACTTAA